TCTTCGGCAGCCTGGGCGGCCGCCAGGCCGCGCGCGGCATCCGCGTGCTGGACCTGGGCAGCGGGCGCTGGACGGCGCTGGACTACCCGGTGGGCGCCGGCGATTTCGATTACGCGCCGCGCTACTCGCCGGACGGCAAATGGATCGCCTTCGTGCGCAATCCGCAGATGGGCGGGCTGTGGCGGGTGCCGGCCGCCGGCGGTATCGCCGAGCCGCTGACCCATGAGTTCGCCGAGATCCGCGGCTGGGACTGGGCGCGCGACGGGGAGGGCATCGTGTTCGGGCGCCGGGTCGATGGCGAGACCCGGCTTTATCGGCTGGACACCCAGACCCAGCGCCTGCGCGACCTGGGCCTGAGCGATGCGCAGGCGCCGCGATTGGCCCGCGATGGCGGCAGCCTGGCGTTCGTGCACCGGCGTCCGCAATTCGCCGTGTACCGCATCCCGGCGCGGGCGACGGACGTGCCGCGCGAACGCCAGCGGCTGTTCGCCTCCACCGGCCGCGACGGGCAGCCGAGCATCGCGCCCGACGGGCGCCAACTCGCCTTCACCTCCGATCGCGACGGCAGCTACGCGCTGTGGTGGGGCGACGTGACCCAGCCGGCCTCGTTGCGGCTGATCGAGGGCGTGCGGCCAGAGACCCGGCAGCCGTTGGCGTGGTCGGCCGACAGCCAGGCGCTGCTGGTCAGCGGCCGCGACGCGCAGGGGCACTCGGCGATCTACGAGGTCCGGCCGCAGTCCGGCAGCGTGGCGGCCCTGCCGGTGCCGGCCGGCGAGCCGCTGCAGGCGTTGTACACCGCCGAGCCCGGGCAATTGCTGGTGCTGCTGGGCGAGAACGGCCGCACCCGCCTGCAGCTGTACGACCGGCGTGCGGTGCCCTGGCGGCCCCTGGCCACCCTGCCGGACGTGTCGCAGATCCGCATCGATCCGGCCAACGGGCAGATCCTGTTCACCCGGCTCGCGCGCAGCGGCCTGTGGCGCGCCGATGCCAGCCTGGACCTGGCCAGCGTGCGGGCCGTGGACGACGGCCTGCCCTCGCTGTGGCGCTACCGCAGCTGGGCGGTGGGCGCCGACGGGGCCGTGCATTACCTGTTCCAGACCAGCGAATGCGCCAGCCGCATGGCGCGCATCGATGGTGGCCGCGATGCCAGCGTGTGTCTGGACCGCGATCACTTCAGTGCGATCAACGGTTTCAGCATCGACCCGCGCAGCGGCGACGCCTATGTGGCCCTGGCGGTCGAGGATGGCAGCGAGATCGGCTTCATCCGCATGCGCGAGCAGCCCGAGTGGTTCTCGACGATCTCGCACAACTGGCTGATCCGAAAGGAAAAATAGGTTTCGTAAGTTGTTCGTAAGGGCATCGTGGCGATTTCGGACAACTATCGCCAAGACGTCCTGACCTGCCGCCACATTCGGCAAAGACTGCGCGCCGGTTTACGTCAAACGGGTGCTCGGATGCGGCAATCTTTCCTGGTCGATCATGGACAACAACTGGTGCTGGACGCCGACG
This genomic stretch from Xanthomonas sacchari harbors:
- a CDS encoding winged helix-turn-helix domain-containing protein; protein product: MSFPSSAIPTLPQRMQVGDCLVLLSLREVHAPRARRPQRLTPKAMGVLRVLLAQPGQVVEREALLAQVWPDTQPTNDVVTQAITQLRKAFAAGVRGESPVYIETLAKSGYRLVAPVQALPDVEAEAGAVSAASPDTDHAEDTAAPVAPDIAIAPAARRRPPSWLAAAAGAASMLVLALAFWWWFARPAAEPADSAEQERVLGSPSRPYRLITALSGFKLEPALSPDGAQVAYAARSNGSDGTQLLIQPTSGATGSTPPRSLGVPARGASDRLPTWSPDGTQIAFARLGADRQCRVMLVQADGRAPAREVARCDDSELLSFDWTPDGRGLIFGSLGGRQAARGIRVLDLGSGRWTALDYPVGAGDFDYAPRYSPDGKWIAFVRNPQMGGLWRVPAAGGIAEPLTHEFAEIRGWDWARDGEGIVFGRRVDGETRLYRLDTQTQRLRDLGLSDAQAPRLARDGGSLAFVHRRPQFAVYRIPARATDVPRERQRLFASTGRDGQPSIAPDGRQLAFTSDRDGSYALWWGDVTQPASLRLIEGVRPETRQPLAWSADSQALLVSGRDAQGHSAIYEVRPQSGSVAALPVPAGEPLQALYTAEPGQLLVLLGENGRTRLQLYDRRAVPWRPLATLPDVSQIRIDPANGQILFTRLARSGLWRADASLDLASVRAVDDGLPSLWRYRSWAVGADGAVHYLFQTSECASRMARIDGGRDASVCLDRDHFSAINGFSIDPRSGDAYVALAVEDGSEIGFIRMREQPEWFSTISHNWLIRKEK